In Halapricum desulfuricans, a single window of DNA contains:
- a CDS encoding tyrosine-type recombinase/integrase, translated as MSADRDTDCDVEYLGEESLSALNFQQKILYQDFWESFLSFLREKGKNPDRFIGYEESNIRPTARRVHQVYQYYWKNERIILELTPELADHYIENLDKADITTNAGDEYSEGGKRKFANSLEAYFRYKGTDWNPPITFGSDEPSFDSDPFTRQERELLLNTALDYKSPPSYANVSPEERDRWNAHIAQYLGKPKDEVSPKDWEELQRTWKFASIISTALDAGTRAKLIERLEKVHLDLENDRIIIPAEIAVKNDRKWTIELSTRSCRILKRWLVERSNKPRYDDTDALWLNRKGNRYDSNNLNTLLSNLMEDGGIEETGRTLTWHSIRHSTGMYVYDRERDLGIVAEILRQASLESAKKYAHPTPEAKRDVVEGIQGGTLSL; from the coding sequence ATGAGCGCTGATCGAGACACAGACTGCGACGTCGAATATCTGGGAGAGGAGAGCCTGTCCGCACTGAATTTTCAGCAAAAGATTCTCTACCAGGACTTCTGGGAATCTTTCCTGTCGTTTTTGCGAGAGAAAGGCAAGAACCCAGATCGATTCATCGGCTATGAAGAATCGAATATCCGACCAACTGCTCGTCGCGTGCATCAGGTTTATCAATACTACTGGAAGAACGAGCGAATAATTTTAGAACTCACTCCCGAACTCGCTGACCACTACATCGAGAATCTCGATAAAGCTGACATCACGACGAACGCAGGAGATGAGTACAGCGAGGGGGGGAAGCGAAAATTCGCGAACTCGCTTGAGGCGTACTTCAGATACAAAGGCACTGACTGGAACCCCCCGATCACGTTCGGAAGTGATGAACCCTCATTCGATTCGGACCCGTTCACGCGTCAAGAGCGCGAATTGTTGTTGAACACGGCCTTGGACTACAAATCCCCGCCATCGTACGCGAACGTATCACCGGAAGAGCGAGACCGATGGAATGCTCATATCGCCCAGTACTTAGGGAAGCCGAAAGACGAGGTGTCACCGAAAGACTGGGAAGAATTGCAGCGTACCTGGAAGTTTGCGTCGATCATCTCGACTGCGTTGGATGCTGGGACGCGAGCAAAGTTAATAGAGCGATTGGAGAAAGTGCATCTCGACCTGGAAAACGACCGAATCATCATCCCAGCGGAAATCGCTGTCAAAAACGACCGGAAGTGGACAATCGAGTTATCAACCCGGTCTTGTCGTATACTGAAGCGGTGGCTTGTCGAGCGGTCGAATAAACCGCGGTACGATGACACCGACGCCCTGTGGCTCAATCGGAAGGGAAACCGTTACGACTCGAATAATCTCAACACCCTCCTTAGTAACCTGATGGAGGACGGTGGGATTGAGGAGACTGGACGTACTCTGACGTGGCACAGTATCCGGCACAGCACCGGGATGTATGTTTACGATCGGGAGCGCGATTTGGGGATCGTCGCGGAAATTTTGCGGCAAGCCAGCTTAGAATCAGCCAAAAAATATGCGCATCCCACTCCGGAGGCAAAGAGAGATGTCGTCGAGGGTATCCAGGGGGGGACTCTCTCGCTATGA